In one Amaranthus tricolor cultivar Red isolate AtriRed21 chromosome 8, ASM2621246v1, whole genome shotgun sequence genomic region, the following are encoded:
- the LOC130820264 gene encoding elongator complex protein 4 isoform X3 — protein sequence MAMSTKVRTSSFSRNPMAGPISKVPGFKPGPNGVVFVSSGIPDLDRILGGGFALGSLIMVMEDPEAPHHMLLLRNYMAQGLMHNQPLLYASPSKDPKGFLGTLPNPIPPKDDKPHDHGTEQDKDLRIAWQYKKYSRESLQGHDIRDSDHEYCNTFDLRKPLERQFLAGKHIDCVSTLDLTLDILHQRCSTFLAQNSRSDSSISCAGRIAIQSFCAPQCGYFDKDWDMLAFVTALKRMVRESNAVAVITFPHSLLSSSFSKRWQHFADTLISVKAIADEDKELEQLLTGYKEMVGFLGIHKVARINTQG from the exons ATGGCGATGAGCACCAAGGTTCGAACCAGCAGCTTCTCTCGCAACCCAATGGCTGGTCCCATCTCCAAAGTTCCAGGCTTTAAACCTGGACCAAATGGCGTCGTTTTCGTCTCTTCTGGCATACCTGACCTTGACA GAATTTTGGGAGGTGGGTTTGCTTTGGGAAGCTTAATTATGGTAATGGAGGATCCAGAAGCACCTCATCACATGTTATTATTGAGGAATTATATGGCGCAAGGATTGATGCATAATCAGCCTCTTTTATATGCAAGTCCATCCAAAGACCCTAAAGGGTTTTTGGGTACTTTGCCTAATCCAATTCCTCCAAAAGATGACAAGCCGCATGATCATGGCACAGAACAG GATAAGGATCTGAGAATTGCTTGGCAGTATAAGAAATATTCTCGGGAAAGTCTACAGGGCCATGATATTAGAG ATTCTGATCATGAATACTGCAACacttttgatttgcgaaaaccTTTGGAGAGACAATTTCTTGCTGGAAAGCACATTGACTGTGTGAGCACTCTAGATTTGACTCTGGACATACTTCATCAGCGATGCTCGACATTTTTAGCCCAAAACTCAAG AAGTGATAGTAGCATATCTTGTGCCGGTCGTATTGCTATTCAGTCATTCTGTGCACCGCAGTGTGGATATTTTGACAAG GACTGGGATATGCTTGCTTTTGTAACGGCTTTGAAAAGAATGGTTAGGGAATCAAATGCAGTTGCCGTTATAACGTTTCCACATTCTCTACTGTCGTCATCCTTCTCCAAaagatggcagcattttgctgATACCCTCATTTCAGTCAAAGCAATAGCAG ACGAGGACAAGGAATTAGAGCAGCTGCTTACTGGATATAAAGAAATGGTTGGTTTCCTCGGCATACATAAAGTGGCTAGGATCAACACTCAG GGATGA
- the LOC130820265 gene encoding probable mannitol dehydrogenase, producing MAGIAAENEHPQKAFGWAARDSSGVLSPFSFSRRATGELDVTFKVLFCGICHSDLHFIKNEWKNASYPAVPGHEVVGVVTEIGKKVQKFKVGDKIGVGCMVGSCNSCNNCKQNSENYCPKMILTYGSTYHDGTITYGGYSDIMVVHEHYGVLIPESMPLDSTAPLLCAGITVFSPLKFFGLAEPGLHVGVVGLGGLGHMAVKFAKAFGVHVTVISTSPNKKDEAINRLGADSFLVSRDSEQMEAAAGTMDGIIDTVSADHPLLPLITLLKTDGKLVMVGIPPKPLELPAFPLLSGRKIVAGSSIGGMKETQEMIDFAAKHDVRSDIEVIPMDYVNTAMERVLKADVRYRFVIDIGNTLKGQ from the exons ATGGCAGGAATAGCTGCAGAAAATGAGCACCCACAAAAAGCATTTGGATGGGCTGCCAGAGACTCATCTGGAGTTCTCTCCCCTTTCAGCTTCTCTAGAAG GGCAACTGGAGAGTTAGATGTAACTTTTAAAGTGTTGTTTTGTGGAATTTGTCATTCtgatcttcacttcattaaaaatgaatggaaaaatGCTTCCTACCCTGCTGTTCCTGG GCATGAAGTTGTTGGAGTGGTCACAGAAATTGGCAAAAAGGTGCAAAAATTCAAAGTAGGAGACAAAATTGGCGTAGGATGTATGGTTGGTTCATGCAATTCATGTAATAAttgtaaacaaaattctgaGAATTACTGTCCAAAGATGATTTTAACTTATGGATCCACATACCATGATGGCACCATAACATACGGTGGTTACTCTGACATCATGGTGGTTCATGAACATTATGGTGTTCTGATTCCTGAGAGTATGCCACTCGATTCGACAGCGCCTCTTTTATGTGCTGGCATTACTGTGTTCAGTCCGTTAAAGTTTTTTGGGCTGGCAGAACCTGGGCTTCATGTGGGCGTTGTTGGGCTTGGTGGGCTTGGTCACATGGCTGTCAAATTTGCTAAGGCATTTGGGGTTCATGTCACTGTGATTAGTACCTCTCCTAACAAGAAGGATGAAGCTATTAATCGTCTTGGGGCTGATTCATTTTTAGTCAGTCGTGATTCTGAGCAAATGGAG GCTGCTGCAGGAACAATGGACGGTATAATCGACACAGTTTCTGCGGATCATCCTCTATTACCATTAATCACATTGCTAAAAACTGATGGAAAACTGGTCATGGTTGGTATCCCACCTAAACCCCTAGAGCTACCTGCCTTTCCTCTGCTATCAG GGAGGAAAATTGTAGCTGGGAGTAGCATTGGAGGCATGAAAGAGACACAAGAGATGATTGATTTTGCAGCAAAACACGATGTTAGATCCGATATTGAGGTGATTCCGATGGATTATGTGAACACGGCTATGGAACGCGTACTTAAAGCTGATGTTAGGTATCGTTTTGTGATCGACATTGGCAATACTTTGAAAGGTCAATGA
- the LOC130820263 gene encoding probable mannitol dehydrogenase, whose product MAQNEHPQKAFGWAARDTSGLLAPFNFSRRATGDLDVTFKVLYCGICHSDLHFIKNEWGNASYPAVPGHEVVGVVTEVGKKVQKFKVGDKIGVGCMVGSCRSCNNCNKNLENYCPKTILTYGSKYYDGTMTYGGYSNIMVVDHHFGVLIPETMPLDSTAPLLCAGITVYSPLKFFGLAEPGLHVGVVGLGGLGHMAVKFAKAFGVHVTVISTSPDKKDEAINRLGADSFVVSRDPQQMEAVAGTMDGIIDTVSASHPLLPLMALLKTDGKLVMVGAPPKPLELPAFSVISGRKMVAGSGIGGMKETQEMIDFAAKHDIKSDIEVIPMDYVNTAMERVLKADVRYRFVIDIGNTLKGE is encoded by the exons ATGGCTCAAAATGAACATCCACAAAAGGCGTTTGGATGGGCTGCTCGAGACACTTCTGGCCTTCTTGCTCCTTTTAACTTCTCTAGGAG GGCAACTGGTGATTTAGATGTAACTTTCAAAGTGTTATATTGTGGAATTTGTCACTCTGATCTTCACTTTATTAAGAATGAATGGGGGAATGCCTCCTACCCTGCCGTTCCTGG GCACGAAGTTGTTGGAGTGGTCACAGAAGTTGggaaaaaagtgcaaaaattcaAAGTAGGAGACAAAATTGGGGTAGGATGTATGGTTGGTTCATGTCGTTCATGTAACAATTGCAACAAAAATCTTGAAAATTATTGTCCAAAGACGATTTTAACTTATGGATCCAAATACTATGATGGTACCATGACATATGGTGGTTACTCTAATATCATGGTGGTTGATCACCATTTTGGTGTTCTGATTCCTGAGACCATGCCACTCGATTCCACGGCGCCTCTTTTATGTGCTGGCATTACTGTGTATAGTCCGTTAAAGTTTTTTGGGCTGGCTGAACCTGGGCTTCATGTGGGCGTTGTTGGGCTTGGTGGGCTTGGTCACATGGCTGTCAAATTTGCTAAGGCATTTGGGGTTCATGTCACTGTTATTAGTACCTCTCCTGATAAGAAGGATGAAGCTATTAATCGTCTTGGGGCTGATTCTTTTGTGGTCAGTCGCGATCCTCAACAAATGGAG GCAGTAGCAGGAACAATGGATGGCATAATCGACACGGTTTCCGCATCTCATCCTCTCTTACCATTAATGGCATTATTAAAAACTGACGGAAAACTCGTCATGGTTGGTGCTCCACCTAAACCTCTTGAGTTGCCTGCTTTTTCAGTAATTTCAG GAAGAAAAATGGTAGCTGGAAGCGGCATCGGAGGAATGAAAGAGACGCAAGAGATGATTGATTTTGCTGCTAAACACGACATTAAATCCGACATTGAGGTGATTCCGATGGATTATGTTAACACGGCCATGGAACGCGTACTTAAAGCTGATGTTAGGTATCGTTTTGTGATCGACATCGGCAATACATTGAAAGGTGAATGA
- the LOC130820264 gene encoding elongator complex protein 4 isoform X2, protein MAMSTKVRTSSFSRNPMAGPISKVPGFKPGPNGVVFVSSGIPDLDRILGGGFALGSLIMVMEDPEAPHHMLLLRNYMAQGLMHNQPLLYASPSKDPKGFLGTLPNPIPPKDDKPHDHGTEQDKDLRIAWQYKKYSRESLQGHDIRDSDHEYCNTFDLRKPLERQFLAGKHIDCVSTLDLTLDILHQRCSTFLAQNSSDSSISCAGRIAIQSFCAPQCGYFDKDWDMLAFVTALKRMVRESNAVAVITFPHSLLSSSFSKRWQHFADTLISVKAIADEDKELEQLLTGYKEMVGFLGIHKVARINTQVPLVLEASTFSIKLHKRRSLVFECLNQAPIDGSSGASYGTSSSCSASAKQGSLDF, encoded by the exons ATGGCGATGAGCACCAAGGTTCGAACCAGCAGCTTCTCTCGCAACCCAATGGCTGGTCCCATCTCCAAAGTTCCAGGCTTTAAACCTGGACCAAATGGCGTCGTTTTCGTCTCTTCTGGCATACCTGACCTTGACA GAATTTTGGGAGGTGGGTTTGCTTTGGGAAGCTTAATTATGGTAATGGAGGATCCAGAAGCACCTCATCACATGTTATTATTGAGGAATTATATGGCGCAAGGATTGATGCATAATCAGCCTCTTTTATATGCAAGTCCATCCAAAGACCCTAAAGGGTTTTTGGGTACTTTGCCTAATCCAATTCCTCCAAAAGATGACAAGCCGCATGATCATGGCACAGAACAG GATAAGGATCTGAGAATTGCTTGGCAGTATAAGAAATATTCTCGGGAAAGTCTACAGGGCCATGATATTAGAG ATTCTGATCATGAATACTGCAACacttttgatttgcgaaaaccTTTGGAGAGACAATTTCTTGCTGGAAAGCACATTGACTGTGTGAGCACTCTAGATTTGACTCTGGACATACTTCATCAGCGATGCTCGACATTTTTAGCCCAAAACTCAAG TGATAGTAGCATATCTTGTGCCGGTCGTATTGCTATTCAGTCATTCTGTGCACCGCAGTGTGGATATTTTGACAAG GACTGGGATATGCTTGCTTTTGTAACGGCTTTGAAAAGAATGGTTAGGGAATCAAATGCAGTTGCCGTTATAACGTTTCCACATTCTCTACTGTCGTCATCCTTCTCCAAaagatggcagcattttgctgATACCCTCATTTCAGTCAAAGCAATAGCAG ACGAGGACAAGGAATTAGAGCAGCTGCTTACTGGATATAAAGAAATGGTTGGTTTCCTCGGCATACATAAAGTGGCTAGGATCAACACTCAG GTACCTTTGGTTTTAGAGGCGTCGACATTTTCAATCAAGCTTCATAAACGAAGGTCGTTGGTTTTCGAATGTCTAAATCAAGCGCCCATTGATGGTTCAAGTGGTGCCTCGTATGGCACTTCTAGTAGCTGTTCTGCTTCTGCTAAACAAGGATCTCTTGACTTCTAG
- the LOC130820264 gene encoding elongator complex protein 4 isoform X1, producing the protein MAMSTKVRTSSFSRNPMAGPISKVPGFKPGPNGVVFVSSGIPDLDRILGGGFALGSLIMVMEDPEAPHHMLLLRNYMAQGLMHNQPLLYASPSKDPKGFLGTLPNPIPPKDDKPHDHGTEQDKDLRIAWQYKKYSRESLQGHDIRDSDHEYCNTFDLRKPLERQFLAGKHIDCVSTLDLTLDILHQRCSTFLAQNSRSDSSISCAGRIAIQSFCAPQCGYFDKDWDMLAFVTALKRMVRESNAVAVITFPHSLLSSSFSKRWQHFADTLISVKAIADEDKELEQLLTGYKEMVGFLGIHKVARINTQVPLVLEASTFSIKLHKRRSLVFECLNQAPIDGSSGASYGTSSSCSASAKQGSLDF; encoded by the exons ATGGCGATGAGCACCAAGGTTCGAACCAGCAGCTTCTCTCGCAACCCAATGGCTGGTCCCATCTCCAAAGTTCCAGGCTTTAAACCTGGACCAAATGGCGTCGTTTTCGTCTCTTCTGGCATACCTGACCTTGACA GAATTTTGGGAGGTGGGTTTGCTTTGGGAAGCTTAATTATGGTAATGGAGGATCCAGAAGCACCTCATCACATGTTATTATTGAGGAATTATATGGCGCAAGGATTGATGCATAATCAGCCTCTTTTATATGCAAGTCCATCCAAAGACCCTAAAGGGTTTTTGGGTACTTTGCCTAATCCAATTCCTCCAAAAGATGACAAGCCGCATGATCATGGCACAGAACAG GATAAGGATCTGAGAATTGCTTGGCAGTATAAGAAATATTCTCGGGAAAGTCTACAGGGCCATGATATTAGAG ATTCTGATCATGAATACTGCAACacttttgatttgcgaaaaccTTTGGAGAGACAATTTCTTGCTGGAAAGCACATTGACTGTGTGAGCACTCTAGATTTGACTCTGGACATACTTCATCAGCGATGCTCGACATTTTTAGCCCAAAACTCAAG AAGTGATAGTAGCATATCTTGTGCCGGTCGTATTGCTATTCAGTCATTCTGTGCACCGCAGTGTGGATATTTTGACAAG GACTGGGATATGCTTGCTTTTGTAACGGCTTTGAAAAGAATGGTTAGGGAATCAAATGCAGTTGCCGTTATAACGTTTCCACATTCTCTACTGTCGTCATCCTTCTCCAAaagatggcagcattttgctgATACCCTCATTTCAGTCAAAGCAATAGCAG ACGAGGACAAGGAATTAGAGCAGCTGCTTACTGGATATAAAGAAATGGTTGGTTTCCTCGGCATACATAAAGTGGCTAGGATCAACACTCAG GTACCTTTGGTTTTAGAGGCGTCGACATTTTCAATCAAGCTTCATAAACGAAGGTCGTTGGTTTTCGAATGTCTAAATCAAGCGCCCATTGATGGTTCAAGTGGTGCCTCGTATGGCACTTCTAGTAGCTGTTCTGCTTCTGCTAAACAAGGATCTCTTGACTTCTAG